From one Oncorhynchus clarkii lewisi isolate Uvic-CL-2024 chromosome 6, UVic_Ocla_1.0, whole genome shotgun sequence genomic stretch:
- the LOC139412464 gene encoding WD repeat-containing protein 88-like, with product MPERDVSEDGKYVVSSSDLENAICLTSADTGERLFHIKDHHKSTITRCRFDPQSQHVASVSEDRTIKLWDLVSTQTTLSINSTHTNVISNCCFTANGRYLCTASWDKTLQLWDVQTGTFRSHGGLTLSKGHDGSVSSCTFSVDGSVLVSGAYDRTVAVWNMETLCKTLELKGHADWVTDVAISADKKWVASASKDTTVRLWNIEHSEEIPAVIETRKAQGMGYHILQCEECGKAFSISRLENSDLVTKCVFCRLKTETRSHLQPPLLLSSVLPIEDRNQIPSSTSSSVV from the exons ATGCCAGAGAGGGA CGTCTCAGAGGATGGGAAGTACGTAGTCTCCTCCTCCGACCTGGAGAATGCAATCTGCCTGACCTCAGCTGATACAGGGGAGAGGCTCTTCCACATCAAAG ATCACCACAAGTCTACGATCACGCGGTGCCGGTTTGATCCTCAGAGTCAGCACGTAGCCAGTGTCTCTGAAGACAGAACCATCAAACTGTGGGACCTGGTCTCCACCCAAACCACCCTCTCCATCAACAG CACCCACACCAACGTCATCTCGAACTGCTGTTTCACTGCTAACGGACGCTACTTGTGCACTGCATCATGGGACAAGACTCTGCAGCTGTGGGACGTCCAGACAGGAACATTCCGTTCCCACGGTGGCCTGACCCTTAGCAAGGGACACGACGGGTCCGTCAGCTCCTGCACCTTCTCTGTGGACG GGTCAGTCCTTGTGTCGGGGGCGTATGATAGAACAGTGGCTGTGTGGAACATGGAGACCCTCTGCAAGACCCTGGAGTTGAAG GGACATGCGGATTGGGTGACAGATGTGGCAATCAGTGCTGACAAAAAATGGGTGGCCTCAGCTTCCaag gACACCACTGTCAGGTTGTGGAATATAGAACACTCTGAAGAGATACCGGCCGTTATTGAGACCAGGAAGGCTCAGGGAATGGGCTATCATATCCTCCAG TGTGAGGAGTGTGGAAAGGCTTTCTCCATTTCTCGACTGGAGAACTCCGACTTGGTCACAAAGTGTGTGTTCTGCCGATTGAAGACAGAAACCAGATCCCATCTTCAACCTCCTCTTCTGTTGTCTAGTGTTCTGCCGATTGAAGACAGAAACCAGATCCCATCTTCAACCTCCTCCTCTGTTGTCTAG